From Syngnathoides biaculeatus isolate LvHL_M chromosome 19, ASM1980259v1, whole genome shotgun sequence, a single genomic window includes:
- the en2a gene encoding homeobox protein engrailed-2a yields the protein MEENERGSRDDSAESNRAILPLLQVQGGNAQNPHRVTNFFIDNILRPDFGRKKDTGANHQNRRRESTLSPPPPLPPPPPPPPESLGSPAAPQTEPVGSTVPAEGTSTPHADKPAIAAEEHLKARGESGDQCLSSDSDSSQASSNAAPAQQPMLWPAWVYCTRYSDRPSSGPRSRKPKKKSTSKEDKRPRTAFTAEQLQRLKTEFQTNRYLTEQRRQNLAQELGLNESQIKIWFQNKRAKIKKANGSKNTLALHLMAQGLYNHATVTKDDKSDSD from the exons ATGGAAGAGAACGAGCGCGGCAGCAGAGACGACTCGGCGGAATCGAACAGAGCCATCCTGCCTCTGCTGCAGGTTCAAGGGGGCAACGCGCAGAACCCGCACCGGGTCACCAACTTCTTCATCGACAACATCTTGAGGCCGGATTTCGGACGCAAAAAGGACACCGGAGCGAACCACCAGAACCGCCGCAGGGAGAGTACTTTGTCGCccccgccgccgctgccgccgccgcctccgccgccgccagaGAGCCTCGGCAGTCCGGCGGCGCCCCAGACCGAGCCGGTGGGCAGCACGGTGCCCGCGGAGGGCACCTCCACGCCGCACGCGGACAAGCCAGCCATAGCCGCCGAAGAGCACCTGAAAGCCCGCGGGGAGAGCGGAGACCAGTGCCTAAGCTCGGACTCGGACAGTTCCCAAGCCAGCTCCAACGCAGCCCCGGCCCAGCAGCCCATGCTGTGGCCCGCCTGGGTGTACTGCACCCGCTACTCGGACAGGCCCTCTTCAG GTCCGAGATCCCGCAAACCAAAGAAGAAGAGCACCAGCAAGGAGGACAAGCGACCACGCACGGCCTTCACCGCCGAGCAGCTGCAGAGACTCAAGACCGAGTTCCAGACGAACCGCTACCTGACCGAGCAGCGGCGCCAGAACCTGGCCCAGGAGCTGGGCTTGAACGAGTCCCAGATCAAGATCTGGTTCCAGAACAAGCGCGCCAAGATCAAGAAGGCCAACGGGAGCAAGAACACGCTGGCCCTGCACCTGATGGCGCAGGGCCTGTACAACCACGCCACCGTCACCAAGGACGACAAATCCGACAGCGACTGA